The genomic DNA CTGGTGGTGTGCATCGTCGCCTTCACGCCGCACAACACGCTCACGCTGCCCACCACCGAGTTCTCGCTGCGCTGGTTCAAGGCGGTGTTCGACCACCCGGACTTCATGCAGTCGTTCTGGAACAGCCTGTGGCTGGCCCTGGCGTCGGCCACGCTGGCGACAGTGCTGGCAGTGCCCGCGGGCATTGCGATCACGCGCTACGACTTTCCCGGGCGCGGCTTTCTCAATGGGCTGTTTTTGTCGCCATTGATCATTCCGCACCTGGTGCTGGGCGTGGCCCTGCTGCGCCTGTTCGCGCTGATCGGCGGCACGGGCAGCTTTGGCTGGCTGGTGGTGGCGCACGCGCTCATCGTCACGCCGTACACGCTGCGCCTGGTGGTGGCGGCGCTGGTGGGGTTCGACCGCAGCGCGGAGCATGCAGCCCTGTCGCTGGGCGCCAGCCAGGCCACGGTGTTCACGCGCATCACGCTGCCCATGATTTTGCCGGGCGTGACGGGCGGGTGGATGCTGGCCTTCATCAACAGCTTTGACGAAGTGACCATGTCGATCTTCGTCACCTCGCCCAGCACGGTGACGCTGCCGGTGCGCATGTACATGTACGCCACCGAATCCATCGACCCGCTGATGGCGGCCGTGTCGGCGCTGATGGTGGCCGTGACGGCGTGCGCCATGGTGCTGCTGGACCGTGTCTATGGACTGGACCGCGTCCTCGTGGGCCGGAAGTAGATGAGCACCGAAAACATGAGTTCCAGCCCTGCCTTGCTGCACCGCGTGGCCGAGAAGAGCCGTGCGCCCGTGCACTTCACCATCAACGGCCAATCCGCCACCGCTCTTCAGGGCGATACGGTGCTGACGGCCATCCTCACGCAGCATGCGCAACTGCGCCGCAACGAGTTCAGCCACGAGCCGCGCGCAGGCTTCTGTTTGATGGGTGCCTGCCAGGACTGCTGGGTGCTGACCGACAGCGGCGAGCGCCTGCGCGCCTGCAGCACCTTCGTCACCCCCGGCATGGCGCTGCGCACCGAACCCGCCGACGCGGCCACCTTTGCCAGCGGGGGCCAGCCATGACGACGAAGCCTGCTTTGCAACCCGTGATCGTGGGTGCAGGCCCCGCCGGCATCCGCGCCGCGCAGACGCTGGCGGCGCACGGCGTGCGCCCTGTGCTGATCGACGAAGCCGCGCGCGGCGGCGGGCAGATCTACCGCCGCCCGCCTGCCCACTTCAAGCGCACCCCCGCCACGCTGTACGGCACCGAGGCCGCGCGTGCCACCGCATTGCACGGCACGCTGGACGGCCTGCACGCACAGATCGACTACCAGCCCGACAGCCTGGTGTGGAACGCACAGGGCGGCCTGCTGGATGTGTTGCACGGCCCCACGCAGACCACGCGCACCGTGCCCTACGGCCAGCTCATCGTGGCCAGCGGCGCCACCGACCGCGTGCTGCCCGTGCCGGGCTGGACGCTGCCGGGTGTCTACACGCTGGGCGGCGCGCAGGTGGCGCTCAAGTTCCAGGGCTGCGCCATCGGCAGCCGTGTGGTGCTGATGGGCACGGGCCCGCTGCTGTACCTGGTGGCCTACCAGTACGCCAAGGCCGGCGCCATGGTCGCTGCGGTGCTCGACACCGCGCGCTTTGCCGACCAGCTGGCCGCCGTGCCCGCCATGCTCACGCAGCCTGCGGTGTTCGCCAAGGGCGTGTACTACGTGGGCTGGCTGCGCGCGCACGGCGTGCCCATCCACAGCGGCATCCGCCCCGTGCGCGTGCTGGGCGACGGCCGCGTGGCGGGCGTGGTGTGGGCCGATGGTGCCGGGCGCGAACACACGCTCAGCTGCGACGCCGTGGGTTTTGGCTACGCGCTGCGCTCCGAAACACAGCTGGCCGACCTGCTGGGCTGCCGCTTTGCCTGGGCACCGATGCACCGCGCCCACCTACCCGAGCGCGATGCCGCGGGCCGCAGCAGCGTGCGAGGCGTGTACCTGGCGGGCGACGGCGCGGGCATCCTGGGCGCCGACGCGGCCGAGTGGGCCGGCGAGCTGGCCGCGCTGGCGCTGCTGCAGGACCACGGGACGGCCGTGGATGCGGCGCGCATGCAGGCGCTGCAGGGGCAGCTTCACCGCCTGATGCGGTTTCGCCAGGGGCTGGAACGCGCCTTTCCCTTCCCCACCGACTGGGCCGCGCACGCGCCCGACGCGCTGGTGGTGTGCCGCTGCGAGAACATCACGGCCGGCGATCTGCGCGCCTGCGTGCGCGAGACCGGTGCCGATGAAATGAACCGCCTGAAGGCGCTCACCCGCGTGGGCATGGGCCGCTGCCAGGGCCGCAGCTGTGGCGTGGCAGCGGCCGAGATCCTGGCGCAGGCCACCGGCCAGCCCGTGGAGCGGGTGGGCCGGCTGCGCGGGCAGGCGCCGATCAAACCGGTACCGATCCACCTGCAGGCACGGCAGGCCACGGACGCGGGAGCCAGCGCATGAGCAGCAGCACGCCTCGAACCATCAAGACCGACGTCGCCATCGTGGGCGGCGGCATCGTGGGTGCATCGGCCGCGCTGGCCCTGCGCCGCCAGGGCGTGGACGTGGTGCTGCTGGAGCGCGACCTGTGCGGCTCGCGCTCGAGCGGCGTGAACTACGGCGGCGTGCGCCGCCAGGGGCGGCCGTTGAGCCAGTTGCCGCTCGCGCAGCGCGCGCACGAGATCTGGGCGCGGCTGCCCGCGCTCATCGGCACCGACGGCGAGTACCAGCGCACCGGGCACTTCAAGATCGCGCGCAGCGAGGCGGACATGGCCGCGCTGGAGCACTACGCCCACCTGAGCCGGGACTTCGACCTGGGCATCGAGCTGATCAGCGGCGAGCGCCTGCGGGCGCAGTGCCCCTGGCTGGGCGGCAAGGCGGTGGGCGGCTCGCTGTGCGTGGACGATGGGCAGGCCAACCCGCGCCTGGTGTCGCCCGCGTTCGCGCTGGCAGCCCAACGCGCCGGCGCGCAGATCTTCGAGCGCTCGCCGCTCACACGCATCGAACACGACGGCCGGCAGTTGTTCACGCTGCACTCGGGCACGGCACTGGAGGTCAGTGCCCCGGTGGTGCTCAACTGCGCGGGTGCCTGGGCCGGTGCGATGGCGGAGCAGTTTGGCGAACCGGTGCCGCTGCGCTCCGGCCACCCCGCGATGATGGTCACCGAGCCCCTGCCCTATTTCATGCAATGGAGCCTGGGCGTGGAAGGCGGCGGCATCTACTGCCGCCAGGTGGCGCGCGGCAACCTGGTGCTGGGCGGCGGGTCGGGCTTCTGGCTCGACGGCGACCGCGCGCGCTCGGAGCGCAGCGCCATCGCGTCGCTCACCGTGCAGGCGGTCGAGCTGCTGCCCGCGCTGAAACACGCGCACTTCATCCGCACCTGGAGCGGCACCGAGGGCTACCTGCCCGACCGCCAGCCCGTGCTGTGCAAGAGCCGCACCACGCCCGGCCTGATCCACGGCTTCGGCTTTGCGGGCGCGGGCTTTCAGATCGGCCCCGCCGTGGGCGAAGTGCTGGCCGAACTGGCGCGCGACGGGCACACCAGCACGCCGATCGACGCGTTTTCCCTGGCTCGCTTTGACACGCCGCCAGCGCCCGCCGCGGGCGCCACGCCCACAACAACCACAGCGCAGGCCCACTGAGCCCGCCGACCTCTCCCCACCCCCTCCCACCCGAAAGGCAATCACCATGAACTTCGCTTTCCGCCCGAACGTTTCCCTGCGCCGCGGCCTGCTGGCTGCGGCCGCTGCCACGGCCCTGGCCGCCAGCGGCGCAGCCGTGGCACAGACCCCCAAGACGCTGTACATCGGCATGAACGGCGGCACCATGGAGAAGGCGTACACCCAGTACGTGTTCCCGGCGTTCGAGAAGCTGCACGGCGTGAAGGTCGTGGTGGTGCCGGGCACGTCCTCGGACATATTGGCCAAGGCCCAGGCCAACAAGGACAAGCCGCAGATGCACGTGATGTTCCTAGATGACGGCATCATGGTGCGCGCCATGGGCATGGGCCTGTGCGAGAAGCAGCGCCCCAACCCGCACCTGAACGACATCTACCCGGCCGCCCGCTTCAAGGACGACCTGGCCAGCGGCGTGAGCCTGGGCATGACCGGCATCGCCTACAACACCAAGATGTTCACCGAAAAGGGCTGGGCTGCGCCCACCTCGTGGATGGACTTTGCGGACCCCAAGTACAAGGGCAAGGTGGTGTTCCAGTCCATGCCGTCGTCGTCGTTCGGGCTGCACGGCTTCCTGATGTTCAACCGCATCCAGGGCGGCAACGACAAGAACGTGGAACCGGGCTTCAACAACTGGGCCAAGACCATCGGCCCCAATGTGCTCGAATACATCCCGAGCTCGGCCAAGATCTCCGAGATGGTGCAGACCGGCGAGGCCGCGCTGTTCCCGCTCACGCCCACGGCCGTGGCCGCGCTCAAGTCCAAGGGCATTCCCGTGGAATACGCACAGCCCAAGGAGGGCTCGGTGGTGCTGATGACCGGCCAGTGCGTGATCGCCAGGAACAGCGAGCCCGAGCTGGCGCAGAAGCTGGCCGAGTTCCTGCTGAGCCCGCTGGCGCAGGCCAACGTGCTGCAGTTCGGCGCGCAGATCCCCACCAACCCCAAGGCCCCGGCCGTGGGCGAAGGCGCGGCGCAAGTGGCGCAGATCAGCCAGTGGATGAAGAACGCCGTGACGCTGGACTGGGACAGCGTGAACGCCAACCGCCCGGCCTGGAACACGCGCTGGAACAAGACCATCGAGCGCTGAACCTTCGCGGCCCCCCACACCGGCGGGCCGTTTGTGACAAATGTCACCGGCCCCGCCACGCCTTGCGGCGGCGGGTGGCACAAACCGCTTCTTCGAATTCAGAATCCGGCGCCTGGACACGCCAATCATTCATTCGAAGAAGAGGGACCCCCCATGAAACGCTGGATCAAATGGACCGCCGGCGGCGCGCTGCTGCTGAGCGCCATCGTTGCCGCCACGGCGGCCAGCGGCCTGTATCTGGCCGAGCAAAAGCGCAACCGCTACATCG from Acidovorax sp. A79 includes the following:
- a CDS encoding ABC transporter permease, whose amino-acid sequence is MQKNGPIALAFNALVITFMLAPLLVVCIVAFTPHNTLTLPTTEFSLRWFKAVFDHPDFMQSFWNSLWLALASATLATVLAVPAGIAITRYDFPGRGFLNGLFLSPLIIPHLVLGVALLRLFALIGGTGSFGWLVVAHALIVTPYTLRLVVAALVGFDRSAEHAALSLGASQATVFTRITLPMILPGVTGGWMLAFINSFDEVTMSIFVTSPSTVTLPVRMYMYATESIDPLMAAVSALMVAVTACAMVLLDRVYGLDRVLVGRK
- a CDS encoding (2Fe-2S)-binding protein; its protein translation is MSSSPALLHRVAEKSRAPVHFTINGQSATALQGDTVLTAILTQHAQLRRNEFSHEPRAGFCLMGACQDCWVLTDSGERLRACSTFVTPGMALRTEPADAATFASGGQP
- a CDS encoding FAD-dependent oxidoreductase, with the translated sequence MTTKPALQPVIVGAGPAGIRAAQTLAAHGVRPVLIDEAARGGGQIYRRPPAHFKRTPATLYGTEAARATALHGTLDGLHAQIDYQPDSLVWNAQGGLLDVLHGPTQTTRTVPYGQLIVASGATDRVLPVPGWTLPGVYTLGGAQVALKFQGCAIGSRVVLMGTGPLLYLVAYQYAKAGAMVAAVLDTARFADQLAAVPAMLTQPAVFAKGVYYVGWLRAHGVPIHSGIRPVRVLGDGRVAGVVWADGAGREHTLSCDAVGFGYALRSETQLADLLGCRFAWAPMHRAHLPERDAAGRSSVRGVYLAGDGAGILGADAAEWAGELAALALLQDHGTAVDAARMQALQGQLHRLMRFRQGLERAFPFPTDWAAHAPDALVVCRCENITAGDLRACVRETGADEMNRLKALTRVGMGRCQGRSCGVAAAEILAQATGQPVERVGRLRGQAPIKPVPIHLQARQATDAGASA
- a CDS encoding NAD(P)/FAD-dependent oxidoreductase, which translates into the protein MSSSTPRTIKTDVAIVGGGIVGASAALALRRQGVDVVLLERDLCGSRSSGVNYGGVRRQGRPLSQLPLAQRAHEIWARLPALIGTDGEYQRTGHFKIARSEADMAALEHYAHLSRDFDLGIELISGERLRAQCPWLGGKAVGGSLCVDDGQANPRLVSPAFALAAQRAGAQIFERSPLTRIEHDGRQLFTLHSGTALEVSAPVVLNCAGAWAGAMAEQFGEPVPLRSGHPAMMVTEPLPYFMQWSLGVEGGGIYCRQVARGNLVLGGGSGFWLDGDRARSERSAIASLTVQAVELLPALKHAHFIRTWSGTEGYLPDRQPVLCKSRTTPGLIHGFGFAGAGFQIGPAVGEVLAELARDGHTSTPIDAFSLARFDTPPAPAAGATPTTTTAQAH
- a CDS encoding ABC transporter substrate-binding protein; its protein translation is MNFAFRPNVSLRRGLLAAAAATALAASGAAVAQTPKTLYIGMNGGTMEKAYTQYVFPAFEKLHGVKVVVVPGTSSDILAKAQANKDKPQMHVMFLDDGIMVRAMGMGLCEKQRPNPHLNDIYPAARFKDDLASGVSLGMTGIAYNTKMFTEKGWAAPTSWMDFADPKYKGKVVFQSMPSSSFGLHGFLMFNRIQGGNDKNVEPGFNNWAKTIGPNVLEYIPSSAKISEMVQTGEAALFPLTPTAVAALKSKGIPVEYAQPKEGSVVLMTGQCVIARNSEPELAQKLAEFLLSPLAQANVLQFGAQIPTNPKAPAVGEGAAQVAQISQWMKNAVTLDWDSVNANRPAWNTRWNKTIER